A section of the Meleagris gallopavo isolate NT-WF06-2002-E0010 breed Aviagen turkey brand Nicholas breeding stock chromosome 9 unlocalized genomic scaffold, Turkey_5.1 Chr9_random_7180001953077, whole genome shotgun sequence genome encodes:
- the LOC109364179 gene encoding LOW QUALITY PROTEIN: uncharacterized protein LOC109364179 (The sequence of the model RefSeq protein was modified relative to this genomic sequence to represent the inferred CDS: inserted 1 base in 1 codon) codes for ERAVGGRQKQLHSEKLRVTLTDWGKIRSSLIDEGRSLEGFPVVVNSGGNPEWVPLDPKGITRLLDCMEKQGLNSPLTLNALEDMTSIGPLLPHDITNLMCMVLSPVQYTLWSSEWMTGLRAAIGTAESIPDHLLHGSSLMHWAGMVRGMETPQRQAARLRPGKLIPATDMMIQAFKRVAKGVEPVDPRTKVIQGPTESFSAFVDRLQKAIQGSELPKSAQGPVFMDCLQQQSQXGDQGTSPATPQLSTPGEMIKYILDKQKTASLTSEGLAVAIVAAVGTRQSQGPCYGSFPRVHHTPTVALTLDCQDQPLVKIVVSYAGELPPNYAGPRSIFVTALMDSGADVTVISDHEWPSDWPLIPSRAVSEEDREVFAFTVPTENNAGPAK; via the exons GGAGAGAGCAGTGGGGGGGAGGCAGAAGCAGCTTCATTCTGAGAAACTAAGAGTCACATTAACAGACTGGGGAAAGATCAGGTCTAGTCTGATAGATGAAGGAAGATCGTTGGAAGGTTTCCCAGTTGTTGTAAACAGTGGAGGAAACCCTGAGTGGGTACCTCTTGATCCAAAGGGCATTACCCGCCTGTTAGACTGCATGGAGAAGCAAGGCTTGAACTCACCCCTCACCTTGAATGCCTTAGAGGACATGACATCTATAGGTCCCCTTCTCCCTCACGACATAACGAATTTGATGTGCATGGTGCTGTCTCCAGTACAGTATACATTATGGTCCTCAGAGTGGATGACAGGATTGCGAGCAGCTATAGGGACTGCAGAATCAATTCCTGACCACCTATTACATGGGTCCTCATTAATGCACTGGGCAGGAATGGTCAGGGGAATGGAGACTCCCCAGAGACAAGCAGCCAGGCTTAGGCCAGGGAAACTTATACCGGCTACAGACATGATGATTCAAGCATTTAAGAGAGTAGCCAAGGGTGTGGAGCCTGTGGACCCTCGGACCAAGGTGATCCAGGGGCCAACGGAAtcattctctgcttttgtgGACAGGCTACAGAAGGCCATACAGGGGTCAGAACTCCCGAAATCTGCCCAAGGTCCAGTTTTTATGGACTgtctccagcagcagagcc ccgGAGATCAGGGAACTTCTCCTGCTACTCCACAGCTTAGTACGCCTGGGGAGATGATCAAGTATATTCTGGATAAGCAAAAGACAGCATCTCTGACCAGTGAAGGGTTAGCGGTGGCTATCGTCGCTGCAGTTGGGACGCGACAGTCCCAGGGGCCGTGTTATGG GTCCTTCCCTCGAGTTCATCACACGCCCACAGTGGCGCTGACGCTGGATTGTCAGGATCAGCCCCTCGTTAAGATTGTGGTCTCGTATGCTGGGGAGTTACCCCCCAACTACGCAGGCCCACGATCTATATTTGTTACCGCACTTATGGATTCTGGGGCAGATGTCACAGTTATATCAGATCACGAATGGCCAAGTGACTGGCCACTGATTCCATCTCGCGCAGTGTCGG